A genomic segment from Amycolatopsis camponoti encodes:
- the sucC gene encoding ADP-forming succinate--CoA ligase subunit beta has product MDLFEHEARDLFEKHGVPVPRGRVAADPAAARSAAASLDGPVVVKAQVKTGGRGKAGGVRVVRTADDAEQAADDILGMDIKGHTVHRVLVTEASEIADEYYLSFLLDRAGRTFLAMASTEGGMEIEEVAASRPDALARVPVDPRAGVDSAAVAAAFPADVRAEVAGVVEKLWDVFVTEDCTLVEVNPLASTSTGILALDGKITLDDNASFRRSSSFDELSDDDPLEREARAKGLNYVKLDGDIGVIGNGAGLVMSTLDVVAAAASEAGARGPANFLDIGGGASAEVMVNGLTVILGDPQVRSVFVNVFGGITACDAVATGIVRSLEILGSRATKPLVVRLDGNNVTEGRRILAEAAHPLVTVVATMDDAAREAAKLAIAEV; this is encoded by the coding sequence ATGGACCTCTTCGAACACGAAGCCCGGGATCTCTTCGAGAAGCACGGCGTACCCGTCCCCCGCGGCCGGGTCGCGGCCGATCCCGCCGCGGCCCGGTCCGCTGCCGCTTCCCTGGACGGACCGGTTGTCGTCAAGGCCCAGGTGAAGACCGGCGGCCGCGGCAAGGCGGGCGGCGTCCGCGTGGTGCGGACCGCCGACGACGCCGAGCAGGCCGCCGACGACATCCTCGGCATGGACATCAAGGGCCACACCGTGCACCGCGTCCTGGTGACCGAGGCCAGCGAGATCGCCGACGAGTACTACCTTTCCTTCCTGCTCGACCGCGCCGGGCGGACGTTCCTCGCGATGGCGTCGACCGAAGGCGGGATGGAGATCGAGGAGGTCGCGGCGTCCCGGCCGGACGCCCTGGCCCGGGTCCCGGTCGACCCGCGCGCCGGCGTCGACTCGGCCGCGGTGGCCGCCGCGTTCCCCGCCGACGTCCGCGCCGAGGTCGCCGGCGTCGTCGAAAAGCTGTGGGACGTGTTCGTCACCGAGGACTGCACGCTGGTCGAGGTCAATCCGCTGGCCAGCACGTCGACCGGGATTCTCGCGCTCGACGGGAAGATCACGCTGGACGACAACGCGTCCTTCCGCCGTTCCTCTTCGTTCGACGAGCTTTCGGACGACGATCCCTTGGAACGGGAGGCACGCGCGAAGGGCCTCAACTACGTCAAGCTCGACGGCGACATCGGCGTGATCGGCAACGGCGCCGGCCTGGTCATGTCCACTTTGGACGTCGTGGCGGCCGCCGCTTCCGAAGCCGGCGCGCGCGGACCGGCCAACTTCCTCGACATCGGCGGCGGCGCGTCGGCCGAGGTGATGGTGAACGGCCTGACCGTGATCCTCGGCGACCCGCAGGTGCGCAGCGTGTTCGTCAACGTCTTCGGCGGGATCACCGCCTGCGACGCCGTCGCGACGGGGATCGTGCGGTCACTGGAGATCCTGGGTTCCCGCGCCACCAAGCCCCTCGTGGTCCGGCTCGACGGGAACAACGTCACCGAAGGCAGGCGGATCCTCGCCGAAGCCGCCCACCCCCTGGTCACCGTGGTGGCCACCATGGACGACGCCGCCCGCGAGGCGGCGAAGCTCGCGATCGCGGAGGTCTGA
- the sucD gene encoding succinate--CoA ligase subunit alpha produces the protein MAIFLDETSRIVVSGITGSEGAKHTRRMLAAGTNVVGGVNPRKAGQHAEISGRSLPVFGSVAESMASTGADVCVLFVPPPFVADAVMEAVDAGIGLAVVITEGVPVHDTARLWSHAVAAGGRTRIIGPNCPGIISPGKSNAGIIPADITGPGRIGLVSKSGTLTYQLMHELRDIGFSTCVGIGGDPIIGTTHIDAVEAFEKDPETDLIVLIGEIGGDAEERAAEFVRANVSKPVVGYVAGFTAPEGRTMGHAGAIVSGSAGTASAKKEALEAAGIRVGRTPSETAALVREVLG, from the coding sequence GTGGCCATCTTCCTGGACGAGACCAGCCGGATCGTCGTCTCCGGCATCACCGGCTCCGAAGGCGCCAAGCACACCCGGCGGATGCTGGCCGCCGGCACGAACGTCGTCGGCGGCGTGAACCCGCGCAAAGCCGGGCAGCACGCGGAGATCTCGGGCCGTTCACTGCCCGTCTTCGGCAGCGTCGCGGAGTCGATGGCGTCGACCGGCGCCGACGTCTGCGTGCTGTTCGTGCCGCCGCCGTTCGTCGCCGACGCCGTGATGGAGGCCGTCGACGCCGGGATCGGGCTCGCGGTGGTGATCACCGAGGGCGTCCCGGTGCACGACACGGCCCGGCTGTGGTCGCACGCGGTCGCGGCGGGCGGGCGGACCCGGATCATCGGGCCGAACTGCCCGGGCATCATCTCCCCCGGCAAGTCCAACGCGGGGATCATCCCGGCCGACATCACCGGCCCCGGGCGGATCGGGCTGGTGTCCAAGTCCGGCACGCTGACCTACCAGCTCATGCACGAGCTGCGGGACATCGGGTTCTCCACGTGCGTCGGGATCGGCGGCGACCCGATCATCGGGACGACGCACATCGACGCCGTCGAAGCGTTCGAAAAGGACCCGGAGACCGACCTGATCGTGCTGATCGGCGAGATCGGCGGCGACGCCGAGGAGCGGGCCGCGGAGTTCGTGCGGGCGAACGTCTCGAAGCCGGTCGTCGGGTACGTCGCCGGGTTCACCGCCCCGGAGGGCAGGACGATGGGCCACGCCGGCGCGATCGTGTCGGGCTCGGCCGGAACGGCGTCGGCGAAGAAGGAAGCACTGGAGGCGGCGGGAATCCGCGTCGGGCGAACCCCGAGCGAGACGGCGGCGCTGGTCCGGGAGGTGCTGGGCTGA